In Eupeodes corollae chromosome 3, idEupCoro1.1, whole genome shotgun sequence, a single genomic region encodes these proteins:
- the LOC129952093 gene encoding acetyl-CoA carboxylase isoform X1: protein MYFTCILMFLIATLLGKLFKHFFLSNAEEPPKPNNLIKRVQFSNENLIIQNGVCNNTNSLLKSVPMSTSERPSFLVGDEIDASIQEATEAVDEFPQGNNPIRANGDVVDKRKRLRPSMSRGTGLGVERHQERDFLIATTEEFVKRFGGTRVINKILIANNGIAAVKCMRSIRRWSYEMFKNERAVRFVVMVTPEDLKANAEYIKMADHYVPVPGGSNNNNYANVELIVDIALRTQVQAVWAGWGHASENPKLPELLHKEGLVFLGPPERAMWALGDKVASSIVAQTAEIPTLPWSGSELKAQYTGKKIKISSDLFNRGCVSNVDQGLAAVAKIGFPVMIKASEGGGGKGIRRVDTAEEFPALFRQVQAEVPGSPIFVMKLARGARHLEVQLLADQYGNAISLFGRDCSIQRRHQKIIEEAPAIVAYPEVFEDMEKAAVRLAKMVGYVSAGTVEYLYDTSGKYYFLELNPRLQVEHPCTEMVADVNLPACQLQIGMGVPLYRLKDIRLLYGESPWGTSIIDFENPANKPVPLGHVIAARITSENPDEGFKPSSGTVQELNFRSSKNVWGYFSVAASGGLHEFADSQFGHCFSWGENRQQARENLVIALKELSIRGDFRTTVEYLITLLETNSFLDNSIDTAWLDALIAERVQSEKPNILLGVICGALHIADRQISEAFSSFQTSLEKGQIQAANTLTNVIDVELINDGNRYKVQTAKSGQNTYFLLMNNSFKEVEVHKLSDGGMLLSFEGSSYTTYMKEEVDRYRIVIGNQTCVFEKENDPSLLRSPSAGKLINLLVEDGAHVNKGQAFAEIEVMKMVMTLTSLEAGTVTFIRRPGAVLDAGTLLGHLELDDPSLVTKAQPFKSGFPVAENSSIPEKLNRVHNSYKVILENTLAGYCLPDPYNAPRLREVIEKFMQSLRDPSLPLLELQEVIASVSGRIPISVEKKIRKLMTLYERNITSVLAQFPSQQIASVIDCHAATLQKRADRDVFFLTTQGIVQLVQRYRNGIRGRMKAAVHELLRQYYEVESQFQHGHYDKCVGLIRERHKDDMLTVVNTIFSHSQVSKKNLLVTLLIDHLWANEPGLTDELATTLSELTSLHRAEHSRVALRSRQVLIAAHQPAYELRHNQMESIFLSAVDMYGHDFHPENLQRLILSETSIFDILHDFFYHTNRAVCNAALEVYVRRAYISYDLTCLQHLELSGEVPLVHFQFVLPTAHPNRLQSHLSLDGMEAALSPGATFMRTGCMAAFDSFEHFEQYSDEIFDLLEDLSSPAYASAKVLEAVDAADSASDGRLSTSINVSLSDPVSRANAADEATSTEPIHILSVAVREIGDMDDVQMASAFGTFCKLHREELFQRRVRRITFACLKKRQFPKFFTYRSRDNFEEDRIYRHLEPACAFQLELNRMRTYDLEALPTSNQKMHLYLGRAKVSKGQEVSDYRFFIRSIIRHSDLITKEASFEYLQNEGERVLLEAMDELEVAFSHPHAKRTDCNHIFLNFVPTVIMDPAKIEESVTKMIMRYGPRLWKLRVLQAELKMVIRQTPQSATQAVRLCIANDSGYFLDISMYTEVTDPETGIIKFQAYGEKQGSLNGHPISTPYMTKDFLQQKRFQAQSNGTTYAYDIPDMFRQMTEKQWKDFSKARPTVEIRIPEKILLECVELVLDGDNLVEMKRLPGENNCGMVAWRIILATPEYPSGREIIVIANDLTFFIGSFGIQEDILFHKASQLARERKVPRIYISVNSGARIGLAEEVKAMFKVAWEDPEEPDKGFKYLYLSTEDYSKVASLNSVRAILIEDEGEPRYKITDIIGKDDGLGVENLRYAGLIAGETSQAYEEIVTISMVTCRTIGIGSYLVRLGQRVIQIDNSHIILTGYAALNKLLGRKVYASNNQLGGVQIMYNNGVSHKTEAIDLDGVNTILTWLSYIPAYIGGDLPIVLPNDPVNRPIGFMPTKSPYDPRWMLAGRVNPANMNEWETGFFDRGSWAEIMEAWAKTVVTGRARLGGVPVGVIAVETRTVEVEMPADPANLDSEAKTLQQAGQVWYPDSSYKTAQAIKDFGREELPLLVFANWRGFSGGMKDMYEQIVKFGAYIVDGLREYKHPVLIYLPPNAELRGGAWAVLDSLINPRYMETYADPEARAGVLEPEGIVEIKYKEKDLVKTIQRLDATVISLNKQLEEVTGDTLRTHEIEEKIKTRINQLIHVYHTVAVHFADLHDTPERMLEKQCINEIVPWRESRAWLYWRLRRLLLEDAMTKKIIKAQDNLSVGQAKQMLRRWLVEEKGATEAYIWDSNEEMVRWYDEQKGPESTVSKNINAVKQDAIISKIQKLLQECPEVALDAVVGLCQNLTPVNRGVVVRTLAHLELKENESNPQV from the exons ATGTATTTTACGTGTATCCTTATGTTTTTAATCGCAACATTATTGGGAAAACTTTTCAAACACTTCTTTTTAT CCAACGCAGAAGAACCGCCAAAACCGAATAACCTTATAAAAAGGGTtcaattttctaatgaaaatttaattatacaaaACGGAGTCTGTAACAATACAAATAGTTTACTTAAAAGCGTCCCAATGAGTACTTCAGAGAGGCCTAGTTTTTTg GTAGGAGATGAAATCGACGCCAGCATACAGGAAGCGACTGAAGCAGTTGATGAATTTCCCCAAGGAAATAATCCAATAAGGGCCAATGGAGATGTAGTAGATAAGCGCAAGCGTTTAAG ACCTAGTATGTCTCGTGGAACAGGTTTGGGAGTCGAACGTCATCAAGAACGAGATTTCCTCATTGCTACTACTGAAGAGTTCGTCAAGAGGTTCGGCGGTACGagagttataaataaaattctaatcGCTAACAATGGAATTGCTGCCGTCAAGTGTATGCGTTCCATACGCAGATGGTCGTACGAGATGTTTAAAAACGAACGAGCTGTTCGTTTTGTCGTTATG GTAACACCAGAAGATCTTAAAGCCAACGCTGAGTATATAAAAATGGCCGATCACTATGTGCCAGTGCCTGGTGGATCAAATAACAACAACTATGCAAATGTAGAGTTGATTGTAGACATTGCACTGAGAACCCAAGTTCAG GCTGTTTGGGCTGGTTGGGGTCATGCTTCAGAGAACCCAAAACTTCCAGAATTACTTCATAAAGAAGGTCTGGTGTTTCTTGGACCGCCTGAGAGAGCTATGTGGGCACTTGGTGATAAGGTTGCGTCATCGATTGTTGCACAAACAGCAGAAATTCCAACACTTCCCTGGTCCGGTTCTGAGCTCAAAGCTCAATACACaggaaagaaaatcaaaatctcTTCCGATTTATTCAACCGTGGGTGTGTAAGCAACGTTGATCAGGGCTTAGCTGCCGTTGCAAAAATTG GTTTTCCTGTCATGATTAAGGCTTCTGAAGGTGGCGGGGGTAAGGGTATTCGAAGAGTTGACACTGCTGAAGAATTTCCCGCTTTATTCCGCCAAGTTCAAGCTGAAGTGCCTGGCTCGCCTATATTTGTAATGAAGTTGGCACGTGGGGCTAGGCATTTAGAAGTTCAATTGTTAGCCGATCAATATGGCAATGCTATAAGTTTATTCGGACGTGACTGTTCTATACAGCGTCGTCACCAAAAGATTATCGAGGAAGCTCCTGCTATAGTTGCCTATCCAGAAGTATTTGAGGATATGGAAAAGGCTGCTGTACGGTTAGCAAAAATGGTGGGTTATGTAAGTGCAGGAACTGTTGAATATCTTTACGATACATCGGGTAAATACTATTTCCTCGAATTGAATCCAAGACTTCAAGTAGAGCATCCTTGTACTGAAATGGTTGCAGACGTTAACCTACCAGCTTGTCAGTTGCaa atcGGTATGGGTGTTCCATTATATCGCTTGAAAGACATTCGTTTGCTCTATGGAGAGTCTCCTTGGGGAACTTCTATAATAGACTTTGAAAACCCAGCTAACAAACCAGTTCCCTTAGGACACGTCATTGCGGCCCGTATTACATCCGAAAATCCAGATGAAGGCTTTAAGCCCAGTTCAGGAACTGTACAGGAACTCAATTTCCGTtccagtaaaaatgtttggggCTACTTCAGTGTAGCCGCTTCAGGTGGTTTGCATGAATTCGCAGACTCACAGTTTGGACATTGTTTTTCGTGGGGAGAAAACCGTCAGCAGGCTAGAGAAAATTTAGTCATCGCTCTCAAGGAATTATCCATTCGTGGAGATTTCCGAACAACTGTAGAATATCTGATCACATTACTGGAAACGAACAGCTTCTTAGACAATAGCATCGATACTGCTTGGCTAGATGCTTTGATTGCAGAACGGGTTCAATCTGAGAAGCCCAACATtcttttgggtgtgatttgtgGGGCTCTCCATATCGCCGATCGACAAATATCTGAAGCTTTCTCTAGTTTCCAAACATCTTTGGAGAAGGGACAAATTCAAGCTGCTAATACGCTAACAAATGTAATTGATGTTGAACTCATTAACGATGGTAATCGCTACAAAGTTCAAACAGCAAAAAGTGGACAAAACACATACTTTCTCTTGATGAATAACTCATTTAAAGAAGTTGAAGTGCACAAGCTTTCCGATGGTGGTATGCTATTGTCATTCGAAGGGTCATCATACACGACTTATATGAAAGAGGAAGTGGACCGTTATCGAATTGTGATTGGAAATCAAACGTGTGTTTTTGAGAAGGAAAACGATCCTTCACTTCTTCGAAGCCCATCTGCTGGAAAACTAATAAATTTACTTGTAGAGGATGGAGCTCATGTAAATAAGGGACAGGCATTTGCAGAAATTgaa gtaaTGAAAATGGTTATGACGTTGACATCTTTAGAAGCGGGTACCGTAACATTTATCCGTCGTCCAGGAGCAGTTCTCGATGCAGGCACACTCCTTGGTCATTTGGAGCTGGATGACCCGTCGCTGGTCACAAAAGCTCAGCCATTTAAGAGTGGATTTCCAGTGGCGGAAAACTCTTCGATACCAGAAAAACTCAACCGAGTTCACAACAGTTACAAAGTCATATTGGAGAACACTCTTGCAGGATACTGCCTCCCGGATCCTTACAATGCTCCTCGCCTTCGTGAAGTTATCGAGAAGTTTATGCAGAGTCTTCGTGATCCATCTTTGCCTCTCCTTGAACTGCAAGAAGTCATAGCATCTGTTTCAGGGCGTATTCCAATATCAGTTGAGAAGAAAATTCGAAAACTGATGACTTTGTACGAACGCAATATAACAAGTGTGCTAGCCCAGTTCCCATCGCAACAAATCGCGAGTGTAATCGACTGTCATGCGGCTACATTGCAAAAACGTGCCGATCGAGATGTATTCTTCCTCACCACTCAGGGAATCGTTCAACTAGTTCAACGATACCGCAACGGAATTCGTGGTCGTATGAAAGCAGCAGTCCATGAACTTCTCAGACAATACTACGAGGTGGAGTCACAATTTCAACACGGTCACTATGACAAATGTGTCGGTTTGATAAGAGAAAGACACAAAGACGATATGTTGACGGTTGTTAACACGATATTCTCGCACAGCCAGGTGTCGAAGAAAAATCTCCTCGTAACTCTATTAATAGATCATCTGTGGGCCAATGAACCTGGTCTTACCGATGAATTGGCAACTACTTTAAGTGAACTTACTTCTCTACATCGTGCGGAACATTCGCGTGTAGCCTTGCGTTCGAGACAAGTACTGATAGCTGCTCACCAGCCCGCTTATGAACTGCGTCACAATCAAATGGAGTCGATATTTTTGTCTGCAGTTGATATGTATGGCCATGATTTCCATCCGGAAAATCTACAACGGTTGATTTTGtcagaaacatcaatttttgatattctGCACGATTTCTTCTACCATACAAATCGTGCTGTTTGCAATGCTGCCTTGGAAGTTTATGTCCGAAGAGCTTACATATCGTATGATCTAACATGTTTGCAGCACTTGGAGTTGTCGGGCGAAGTACCGTTGGTGCATTTCCAGTTTGTGCTACCGACTGCGCATCCGAATAG ACTCCAATCTCATCTATCGCTGGATGGAATGGAGGCGGCCTTGTCTCCAGGTGCAACATTTATGCGAACAGGATGCATGGCTGCATTTGATTCGTTCGAACATTTTGAACAATATTCAGATGAAATCTTCGATCTTCTTGAAGATCTGTCGTCTCCAGCTTATGCTAGTGCTAAG GTACTTGAAGCTGTTGATGCAGCAGATTCTGCCTCTGACGGCAGACTCAGTACTTCCATCAATGTTTCGTTGTCTGATCCAGTTTCAAGAGCTAATGCCGCAGATGAAGCCACATCTACAGAACCTATCCATATTTTGAGTGTAGCTGTTCGTGAAATTGGTGATATGGACGATGTTCAGATGGCGTCAGCTTTTGGAACGTTCTGTAAACTACATCGGGAAGAACTGTTTCAAAGACGTGTACGCAGGATAACATTTGCTTGCTTGAAAAA ACGCCAGTTCCCCAAGTTCTTTACTTATCGGTCAAGAGACAATTTCGAAGAGGATCGTATCTACCGACATTTAGAACCAGCTTGTGCCTTCCAATTGGAACTCAATAGAATGAGAACATACGACCTAGAAGCCTTACCCACATCGAATCAAAAAATGCATTTGTACTTGGGCAGAGCGAAAGTTTCCAAAGGTCAAGAAGTTAGCGACTATCGGTTTTTCATTCGTTCCATCATTCGTCATTCCGATCTCATAACTAAG GAAGCTTCATTTGAATACTTACAAAATGAAGGAGAACGAGTGTTGCTTGAAGCAATGGACGAACTCGAAGTAGCCTTCTCCCACCCCCATGCAAAACGCACAGACTGCAaccatattttcttaaattttgtaccCACTGTTATAATGGACCCTGCGAAAATTGAAGAGTCTGTAACGAAGATGATCATGCGTTATGGTCCCCGATTATGGAAATTGAGAGTACTTCAAGCTGAACTGAAAATGGTCATCCGTCAAACTCCCCAATCGGCTACGCAAGCTGTACGACTTTGTATTGCCAACGATTCTGGCTACTTCTTGGATATATCAATGTACACGGAAGTAACAGATCCCGAAACTGGAATT aTAAAATTCCAAGCATACGGCGAAAAACAAGGTTCACTAAACGGGCATCCCATTTCAACGCCATACATGACGAAAgattttttgcaacaaaaacgTTTCCAGGCCCAGTCAAATGGTACAACGTATGCATATGACATTCCTGACATGTTCCGTCAAATGACCGAGAAGCAATGGAAAGACTTTTCAAAGGCACGACCAACTGTTGAAATTAGAATTCCCGAAAAGATTTTGCTTGAGTGTGTAGAACTTGTATTGGATGGAGATAATCTTGTTGAAATGAAGCGCCTTCCTGGAGAGAATAAT TGTGGTATGGTGGCCTGGAGAATAATTTTAGCGACACCAGAATATCCAAGCGGAAGAGAAATCATTGTGATTGCTAACGACCTGACATTCTTCATTGGATCCTTTGGAATTCAGGAGGATATTTTATTCCACAAAGCATCTCAATTGGCACGAGAGCGAAAAGTTCCAAGA ATTTATATATCAGTGAACAGTGGTGCCAGAATCGGACTTGCTGAGGAAGTGAAAGCAATGTTTAAGGTTGCTTGGGAAGATCCAGAAGAACCCGATAAaggttttaagtatttgtacttGAGTACCGAAGACTACAGCAAGGTTGCTAGTCTCAATTCGGTGCGAGCAATTCTCATTGAAGACGAAGGAGAGCCACGCTATAAAATTACCGATATTATTGGCAAAGACGATGGACTAGGTGTGGAAAATTTGAGATATGCTGGTTTAATTGCTGGTGAGACATCGCAAGCATACGAGGAAATTGTTACAATCTCAATGGTGACGTGTAGAACTATCGGAATCGGTTCGTATTTGGTGCGATTGGGCCAACGTGTCATCCAAATTGATAATTCGCACATTATCCTTACCGGATATGCAGCTTTGAATAAG TTATTAGGACGCAAAGTATATGCGTCAAATAATCAACTCGGTGGTGTTCAAATTATGTACAACAACGGTGTATCTCATAAGACTGAAG CAATTGACTTGGATGGTGTGAATACTATCCTTACATGGCTGTCATACATTCCTGCTTATATTGGCGGAGATTTGCCCATAGTATTGCCTAATGACCCAGTCAACCGCCCTATTGGATTCATGCCAACGAAATCTCCGTACGATCCACGATGGATGCTTGCCGGTCGAGTTAAtcctg cCAACATGAACGAATGGGAGACTGGTTTCTTCGACCGAGGTTCATGGGCTGAAATAATGGAGGCTTGGGCAAAAACCGTTGTGACAGGAAGAGCTCGTCTTGGCGGTGTGCCAGTTGGTGTTATTGCTGTTGAAACAAGAACTGTTGAAGTGGAAATGCCAGCAGATCCTGCCAACTTAGACTCGGAAgctaaa acattGCAACAAGCCGGCCAAGTTTGGTATCCCGATTCATCGTACAAAACAGCTCAAGCAATTAAAGACTTTGGACGCGAAGAACTTCCTCTTTTGGTTTTTGCCAATTGGAGAGGTTTCTCCGGTGGAATGAAGGACATGTACGAGCAGATTGTGAAGTTCGGAGCGTATATTGTCGATGGATTGAGGGAATATAAACATCCGGTTCTAATTTACCTGCCACCTAATGCTGAACTACGTGGAGGAGCTTGGGCCGTTTTGGATTCTCTGATTAATCCAAGATATATGGAAACCTACGCCGATCCAGAAGCGAGAGCTGGGGTCTTGGAACCCGAAGGTATTGTCGAAATTAAGTACAAGGAAAAGGATCTGGTAAAAACAATTCAACGACTAGATGCCACCGTTATATCG ctcAATAAACAACTGGAGGAAGTTACGGGCGATACGTTGAGAACGCatgaaatagaagaaaaaataaagacccGGATAAACCAACTAATTCATGTGTACCACACTGTTGCGGTGCACTTTGCAGATTTACATGACACGCCTGAGCGAATGTTAGAAAAGCAATGTATAAATGAAATTGTTCCATGGCGAGAATCCCGTGCCTGGCTATACTGGCGGCTGCGCCGTTTATTGTTGGAGGATGCGATGACGAAAAAGATCATTAAAGCCCAAGATAATTTGTCTGTTGGCCAAGCAAAGCAAATGCTTCGAAGGTGGTTGGTTGAAGAGAAGGGAGCTACTGag GCCTACATTTGGGATAGCAATGAAGAAATGGTTCGGTGGTATGATGAACAGAAGGGTCCTGAATCCACagtttcgaaaaatataaacgCTGTCAAACAGGACGCGATTATatcgaaaattcaaaaacttttacag gAATGCCCTGAGGTAGCTCTTGATGCGGTTGTTGGCCTTTGCCAAAACCTCACACCCGTCAACCGTGGCGTAGTTGTTCGCACCCTAGCACACCTTGAACTTAAGGAAAACGAATCTAATCCTCAAGTATGA